The following coding sequences lie in one Salvelinus fontinalis isolate EN_2023a chromosome 21, ASM2944872v1, whole genome shotgun sequence genomic window:
- the smarcad1b gene encoding LOW QUALITY PROTEIN: SWI/SNF-related matrix-associated actin-dependent regulator of chromatin subfamily A containing DEAD/H box 1b (The sequence of the model RefSeq protein was modified relative to this genomic sequence to represent the inferred CDS: deleted 1 base in 1 codon; substituted 1 base at 1 genomic stop codon) — MKTVVLETSETQCPPGPGSMRGMNSVVLDSESDEEISGSSMMLLGDPARKRRLEVCNSSQESGASNSSKKPALQEDLVPKFPPRSCRLIIFPFLERSSQEDTQASSSASFPPXTSACQAAQAAKPPGHPPSLPHKPTNGSIIKTFNRLTEGADKRRKVIPDPGTSSEDKASDDFDVSAEGMEMNLDASGSDQEVGTGSNVKGQILCFFQEASPVELSLISGCSVKKARRIVELRPFNEWENLVAVLDRGNGLSTDLVQGCCVVLREPDVARSLLTKCENITNKMMQDVTQVVERDKGFQKQPEILNSKFQLKPYQLIGQNWLTLLYQNNLSGILTDEMGLGEDHPGHLFSVFLLKQGTTK; from the exons atga AGACTGTTGTCCTGGAGACCTCAGAGACCCAATGTCCCCCAGGGCCTGGCTCAATGAGAGGCATGAACAGTGTGGTACTAGACTCTGAATCAGATGAGGAGATATCTGGGTCATCCATGATGTTGTTGGGAG ACCCAGCCCGTAAGAGGAGACTAGAGGTGTGTAACAGCTCCCAGGAGAGTGGGGCATCCAACTCCAGCAAGAAACCAGCCCTCCAGGAAGATTTAGTT CCCAAATTCCCTCCCAGGTCCTGTAGACTGATTATTTTTCCTTTCTTAGAGAGGTCCAGTCAAGAGGACACCCAGGCATCATCATCAGCTAGTTTTCCCCCCTAAACCTCAGCATGCCAGGCAGCCCAAGCAGCCAAACCCCCTGGTCATCCCCCATCACTACCTCACAAGCCTACCAATGGGAGCATAATTAAGACCTTCAATAGGCTGACCGAAGGAGCAGACAAAAGGAGGAAGGTGATTCCAGATCCAGGCACCAGCTCTGAGGACAAGGCCAGTGATGACTTTGATGTGTCTGCTGAGGGCATGGAGATG AACTTGGATGCCTCAGGTTCAGATCAGGAGGTTGGAACAGGGTCTAATGTGAAGGGACAGATCCTCTGTTTTTTCCAGGAGGCATCGCCGGTTGAGCTGTCTCTCATCTCTGGCTGCTCTGTGAAGAAGGCCCGGAGGATTGTCGAGCTGCGCCCATTTAACGAGTGGGAGAATCTG GTGGCTGTTCTCGACAGAGGGAACGGCCTCTCCACTGACCTGGTGCAGGGCTGTTGTGTGGTCCTGAGGGAACCGGACGTGGCGCGCAGCCTCTTGACCAAGTGTGAGAACATCACCAACAAGATGATGCAGGACGTGACTCAAGTGGTGGAGAGGGACAAGGGCTTCCAGAAACAGCCTGAGATCCTCAACAGCAA GTTCCAGTTGAAGCCTTATCAGCTAATTGGTCAAAATTGGCTGACTCTGCTATACCAGAACAACCTGAGTGGAATCCTTACTGATGAAATG GGTTTGGGGGAAGACCATCCAGGCCATCTCTTTTCTGTTTTCTTGTTAAAGCAAGGAACAACAAAGTGA